Below is a window of Spelaeicoccus albus DNA.
GAGGAATGACCTGGGAATTCTGGCTGGACAAACCACTCCATATCGTCGTCATCCTGATCGTCGGATTCATCATCAATCTCGTCCTGCGGTCCGTCATCCGGCGGATCATGGACAAGATCGCCAGCGGCGTATCGATCAGCAAGACCGAATCGTCCGGCAGTCAGCGGCGCAAGGTATCGGAAGAGACCGAGCAATCCCGGGCTCGCCGAGTCCAGCGCGCCCAAACCGTCGGGTCGGTCTTGCGATCGGTCACCACCATCGTCGTGGCCGTGATCGTCGCCCTCATGGTGCTTGCCGAGCTCGGCTTCAACCTGGCACCGGTGCTGGCCAGCGCCGGCATCGTCGGCGTCGCGCTCGGCTTTGGCGCGCAAACGCTCGTCAAGGACTTTCTGGCCGGCCTCTTCATCGTGCTCGAGGACCAATACGGGATCGGGGACTACGTCGAGCTGACCGACGCCGGCGGGGTCGACGTCGGCGGCATGGTCGAAAACGTCGGGCTGCGGGCCACCCGGCTGCGCGGCACCGACGGTACCCTCTGGCATATCGGCAACGGCGAAATTCTCAAATGCGGCAACATGTCG
It encodes the following:
- a CDS encoding mechanosensitive ion channel family protein codes for the protein MTWEFWLDKPLHIVVILIVGFIINLVLRSVIRRIMDKIASGVSISKTESSGSQRRKVSEETEQSRARRVQRAQTVGSVLRSVTTIVVAVIVALMVLAELGFNLAPVLASAGIVGVALGFGAQTLVKDFLAGLFIVLEDQYGIGDYVELTDAGGVDVGGMVENVGLRATRLRGTDGTLWHIGNGEILKCGNMSQGWARTVMDIPVPYNADIDRSSKLILNTANDLRADPEQGPNILDAPEVWGVQQLTGESITIRLVLRTKPLTQWAIGRALRLRLKTAFDDAGMQIPLMQQMIVRTNPKPASDIPTRTTAGPSTGQVSTGPWTHGGPSDPMYQIPEG